In Oncorhynchus mykiss isolate Arlee chromosome 1, USDA_OmykA_1.1, whole genome shotgun sequence, the following proteins share a genomic window:
- the LOC110520525 gene encoding muscarinic acetylcholine receptor M2 — MEMLNLTNYSNLSSDNESSSLFSGSPYKTVEIVLIILVAGSLSLVTIIGNILVMLSIKVNRNLQTVNNYFLFSLACADLIIGLCSMNLYTVYIVIGHWPLGPVVCDLWLSIDYVVSNASVMNLLIISFDRYFCITKPLSYPVRRSTMMAGMMIAAAWVLSFVLWAPAILFWQFFAGGRTVPPGECYIQFFSNATVTFGTAIAAFYLPVAIMISLYWRISKASRSRVRRNSRKPLGNSLGEGPSQSQEDGCRAQPNDCTVTGEEEEEEGGDGEKVGEGVQQQNDREPCRGEGPDRDSSTTTVSNLASSSNQKKEPGLSQKGSNGEAKSSQTLCCYQNQAKGCGPKLSCIRSNSRPEGETYKATHSNTDSTPATEKHSLVTRTLLKVTKRNSKQSSKRKTKKKKGPPSRETKVTRTIMAILVAFVATWTPYNVMVLINTFCSSCIPNSLWTIGYWLCYINSTVNPACYALCNTTFKNTFRQLLLCQYRNIRTMRS, encoded by the exons ATGGAGATGCTCAACCTCACCAACTACTCCAACCTCAGCTCAGACAATGAAAGCAGCAGTCTCTTCTCTGGGAGTCCCTATAAGACGGTAGAGATCGTCCTCATCATCCTGGTGGCCGGGTCACTCAGCCTCGTCACCATTATTGGCAACATCCTGGTCATGCTCTCCATAAAG GTCAATAGGAACCTCCAGACTGTCAACAACTATTTCCTGTTCAGCCTAGCCTGTGCTGACCTCATTATTGGCCTGTGCTCCATGAACCTCTACACTGTCTACATTGTGATTGGACACTGGCCCTTAGGCCCGGTCGTGTGCGACCTGTGGTTGTCCATTGATTACGTGGTCAGCAACGCCTCAGTTATGAACCTCCTCATCATTAGCTTTGACCGCTACTTCTGCATCACCAAGCCTCTCAGCTATCCGGTGCGCCGCAGCACCATGATGGCGGGGATGATGATTGCGGCGGCCTGGGTGCTGTCATTCGTACTATGGGCTCCTGCCATCTTGTTCTGGCAGTTCTTCGCGGGTGGGCGGACGGTGCCGCCTGGCGAGTGCTACATCCAGTTCTTCTCCAACGCAACAGTGACGTTTGGCACGGCCATCGCGGCCTTCTACCTGCCTGTGGCCATCATGATCAGTCTCTACTGGCGCATATCCAAGGCCAGTCGCAGCCGGGTACGGAGGAACAGCAGGAAACCTTTAGGGAATAGCCTGGGAGAAGGCCCATCGCAGAGCCAGGAGGATGGGTGCAGGGCCCAGCCCAATGACTGCACTGtgactggggaggaggaggaggaggagggtggggatggagagaaggtCGGGGAGGGGGTCCAGCAGCAGAATGACAGGGAGCCCTGCAGAGGGGAAGGGCCAGACAGAGATAGCTCTACCACAACAGTCAGCAACCTTGCCTCATCATCCAATCAAAAGAAAGAGCCTGGCCTATCACAGAAGGGGTCAAACGGTGAGGCCAAATCCAGCCAGACGCTGTGTTGCTATCAGAACCAGGCCAAAGGCTGTGGGCCCAAACTCTCCTGTATCAGAAGCAACTCCCGGCCTGAGGGAGAGACATACAAAGCCACGCACAGCAACACAGATTCCACCCCTGCAACAGAGAAACACAGCCTGGTGACACGGACGCTGTTAAAG GTGACAAAGAGGAACTCCAAGCAGAGCTCCAAGAGGAAGACGAAGAAGAAAAAGGGCCCTCCGTCCCGGGAGACGAAGGTGACGCGCACCATCATGGCCATTCTGGTGGCGTTCGTGGCCACGTGGACACCTTACAATGTGATGGTGCTCATCAACACCTTCTGCTCCAGCTGCATCCCCAACTCGCTGTGGACCATTGGCTACTGGCTGTGTTACATCAACAGCACCGTCAACCCGGCCTGCTACGCCCTGTGCAACACCACCTTCAAGAACACCTTCAGACAGCTGCTGCTCTGCCAGTACAGGAACATACGCACGATGAGGTCATGA